The proteins below are encoded in one region of Lasioglossum baleicum unplaced genomic scaffold, iyLasBale1 scaffold0676, whole genome shotgun sequence:
- the LOC143220293 gene encoding uncharacterized protein LOC143220293 isoform X1 — MEKIAGKVKGSFVFVHNDYVYNKDHRSENIYRCNTRRTTRCCGAVMVLSDGTITLLKSHNHSKLFHTIQREKMKSDMLQLCRETLIPLKKIFDDICRQYPIAASTLSYNSIKAVLFRERQKSYPQVAPNLIAINDCIETHSIMDNITKIVITDEEGKAAILFTTGTLLNVLDTSHCIYADGIFSGVGTIFILCETLTKAMYIAIWSKIKELAPTLHENLKFTMTDYESAAMIALEQQFPLSSVKGCWFHYNQALLRKWRHLGLADAPTKVLSMAMTLALAPADLFKKGFAEIERESASFTAEHPPIKIFIEYIRSTWLPKAEKVSVYDCPMRTNNTTESYNNVVSLKLGRGKKNIWIFLETIKQLIMDEEIKLKRLNEGQCVRRKSNKKSVIRDNKIGLLQKHLASGRLTLKEFLLSFHKGHKILMYGDHEAVHVCTTPEPICVIKNEITDQNRSAYKKCTKKRVNQELEDKDNLNVRGHAELLGKKAKFTNLKMPLVILEKLNI; from the exons atggaaaaaatcgcaggtaaagtgaaaggttcttttgtctttgtacacaacgattacgtgtacaataaagatcatcgcagtgaaaatatttatcgttgcAACACACGACGCACCACACGATGTTGTGGGGCTGTGATGGTTCTCAGCGATGGGACTATTACGCTATTAAAATCCCACAATCATTCTAAATTGTTTCATACAATCCAGCGGGAGAAAATGAAAAGTGATATGCTTCAACTATGTCGGGAGACATTgatcccattaaaaaaaatcttcGATGACATCTGTAGACA GTATCCTATTGCTGCAAGCACATTATCATATAACAGTATAAAAGCTGTACTTTTCCGAGAAAGACAAAAAAGCTATCCACAAGTTGCGCCTAATTTAATCGCCATAAATGACTGCATTGAGACTCATTCTATCATGGATAACATTACTAAAATAGTAATAACGGATGAAGAGGGTAAAGCAGCCATTTTGTTCACTACAGGCACACTTTTGAACGTTCTTGATACCTCCCACTGTATCTATGCTGATGGTATTTTCTCC GGAGTGggtacaatatttatattgtgcgAAACATTAACAAAAGCTATGTATATAGCAATATGGAGCAAGATAAAAGAATTAGCTCCAACGCTTCATGAGAATTTGAAGTTTACAATGACTGATTATGAAAGTGCAGCAATGATTGCATTGGAGCAGCAGTTTCCATTGAGCAGTGTAAAAGGCTGCTGGTTCCACTATAATCag GCTTTATTACGAAAATGGCGCCATTTAGGTCTCGCAGATGCACCAACTAAAGTATTGTCAATGGCAATGACATTAGCTTTAGCTCCTGCAGACCTCTTTAAAAAAGGGTTTGCTGAAATTGAAAGAGAATCAGCTTCTTTTACCGCTGAGCATCCTCCaatcaaaatttttatcgaatacaTACGATCCACGTGGTTGCCAAAAGCAGAAAAAGTTTCAGTATATGATTGTCCCATGAGAACAAACAATACCACCGAGTCTTACAATAATGTTGTTTCATTGAAGTTAGGAAGAGGGAAAAAAAACATATGGATATTTTTGG AAACTATAAAGCAACTAATAATggatgaagaaattaaattaaaaagactCAATGAAGGACAATGTGTACGTCGTAAAAGCAACAAGAAAAGTGTAATAAGAGATAATAAGATTGGATTACTACAGAAACATCTTGCTAGTGGAAG ATTAACTTTGAAAGAGTTTTTATTATCGTTTCATAAAGGTCATAAGATATTAATGTATGGAGATCATGAAG CGGTACATGTTTGCACTACTCCAGAACCGATTTGtgttataaaaaatgaaattactgatcaaaatcgaa GTGCATATAAAAAATGTACGAAGAAAAGAGTCAACCAAGAATTGGAGGACAAAG ATAATCTGAACGTACGTGGACATGCAGAATTGCTGGGCAAAAAGGCTAAATTCACAAACTTAAAAATGCCACTTGTAATATTGGAAAAACTCAATATTTGA
- the LOC143220293 gene encoding uncharacterized protein LOC143220293 isoform X2: MEKIAGKVKGSFVFVHNDYVYNKDHRSENIYRCNTRRTTRCCGAVMVLSDGTITLLKSHNHSKLFHTIQREKMKSDMLQLCRETLIPLKKIFDDICRQYPIAASTLSYNSIKAVLFRERQKSYPQVAPNLIAINDCIETHSIMDNITKIVITDEEGKAAILFTTGTLLNVLDTSHCIYADGIFSGVGTIFILCETLTKAMYIAIWSKIKELAPTLHENLKFTMTDYESAAMIALEQQFPLSSVKGCWFHYNQALLRKWRHLGLADAPTKVLSMAMTLALAPADLFKKGFAEIERESASFTAEHPPIKIFIEYIRSTWLPKAEKVSVYDCPMRTNNTTESYNNVVSLKLGRGKKNIWIFLETIKQLIMDEEIKLKRLNEGQCVRRKSNKKSVIRDNKIGLLQKHLASGRLTLKEFLLSFHKGHKILMYGDHEGAYKKCTKKRVNQELEDKDNLNVRGHAELLGKKAKFTNLKMPLVILEKLNI; encoded by the exons atggaaaaaatcgcaggtaaagtgaaaggttcttttgtctttgtacacaacgattacgtgtacaataaagatcatcgcagtgaaaatatttatcgttgcAACACACGACGCACCACACGATGTTGTGGGGCTGTGATGGTTCTCAGCGATGGGACTATTACGCTATTAAAATCCCACAATCATTCTAAATTGTTTCATACAATCCAGCGGGAGAAAATGAAAAGTGATATGCTTCAACTATGTCGGGAGACATTgatcccattaaaaaaaatcttcGATGACATCTGTAGACA GTATCCTATTGCTGCAAGCACATTATCATATAACAGTATAAAAGCTGTACTTTTCCGAGAAAGACAAAAAAGCTATCCACAAGTTGCGCCTAATTTAATCGCCATAAATGACTGCATTGAGACTCATTCTATCATGGATAACATTACTAAAATAGTAATAACGGATGAAGAGGGTAAAGCAGCCATTTTGTTCACTACAGGCACACTTTTGAACGTTCTTGATACCTCCCACTGTATCTATGCTGATGGTATTTTCTCC GGAGTGggtacaatatttatattgtgcgAAACATTAACAAAAGCTATGTATATAGCAATATGGAGCAAGATAAAAGAATTAGCTCCAACGCTTCATGAGAATTTGAAGTTTACAATGACTGATTATGAAAGTGCAGCAATGATTGCATTGGAGCAGCAGTTTCCATTGAGCAGTGTAAAAGGCTGCTGGTTCCACTATAATCag GCTTTATTACGAAAATGGCGCCATTTAGGTCTCGCAGATGCACCAACTAAAGTATTGTCAATGGCAATGACATTAGCTTTAGCTCCTGCAGACCTCTTTAAAAAAGGGTTTGCTGAAATTGAAAGAGAATCAGCTTCTTTTACCGCTGAGCATCCTCCaatcaaaatttttatcgaatacaTACGATCCACGTGGTTGCCAAAAGCAGAAAAAGTTTCAGTATATGATTGTCCCATGAGAACAAACAATACCACCGAGTCTTACAATAATGTTGTTTCATTGAAGTTAGGAAGAGGGAAAAAAAACATATGGATATTTTTGG AAACTATAAAGCAACTAATAATggatgaagaaattaaattaaaaagactCAATGAAGGACAATGTGTACGTCGTAAAAGCAACAAGAAAAGTGTAATAAGAGATAATAAGATTGGATTACTACAGAAACATCTTGCTAGTGGAAG ATTAACTTTGAAAGAGTTTTTATTATCGTTTCATAAAGGTCATAAGATATTAATGTATGGAGATCATGAAG GTGCATATAAAAAATGTACGAAGAAAAGAGTCAACCAAGAATTGGAGGACAAAG ATAATCTGAACGTACGTGGACATGCAGAATTGCTGGGCAAAAAGGCTAAATTCACAAACTTAAAAATGCCACTTGTAATATTGGAAAAACTCAATATTTGA
- the LOC143220293 gene encoding uncharacterized protein LOC143220293 isoform X3 — translation MEKIAGKVKGSFVFVHNDYVYNKDHRSENIYRCNTRRTTRCCGAVMVLSDGTITLLKSHNHSKLFHTIQREKMKSDMLQLCRETLIPLKKIFDDICRQYPIAASTLSYNSIKAVLFRERQKSYPQVAPNLIAINDCIETHSIMDNITKIVITDEEGKAAILFTTGTLLNVLDTSHCIYADGIFSALLRKWRHLGLADAPTKVLSMAMTLALAPADLFKKGFAEIERESASFTAEHPPIKIFIEYIRSTWLPKAEKVSVYDCPMRTNNTTESYNNVVSLKLGRGKKNIWIFLETIKQLIMDEEIKLKRLNEGQCVRRKSNKKSVIRDNKIGLLQKHLASGRLTLKEFLLSFHKGHKILMYGDHEAVHVCTTPEPICVIKNEITDQNRSAYKKCTKKRVNQELEDKDNLNVRGHAELLGKKAKFTNLKMPLVILEKLNI, via the exons atggaaaaaatcgcaggtaaagtgaaaggttcttttgtctttgtacacaacgattacgtgtacaataaagatcatcgcagtgaaaatatttatcgttgcAACACACGACGCACCACACGATGTTGTGGGGCTGTGATGGTTCTCAGCGATGGGACTATTACGCTATTAAAATCCCACAATCATTCTAAATTGTTTCATACAATCCAGCGGGAGAAAATGAAAAGTGATATGCTTCAACTATGTCGGGAGACATTgatcccattaaaaaaaatcttcGATGACATCTGTAGACA GTATCCTATTGCTGCAAGCACATTATCATATAACAGTATAAAAGCTGTACTTTTCCGAGAAAGACAAAAAAGCTATCCACAAGTTGCGCCTAATTTAATCGCCATAAATGACTGCATTGAGACTCATTCTATCATGGATAACATTACTAAAATAGTAATAACGGATGAAGAGGGTAAAGCAGCCATTTTGTTCACTACAGGCACACTTTTGAACGTTCTTGATACCTCCCACTGTATCTATGCTGATGGTATTTTCTCC GCTTTATTACGAAAATGGCGCCATTTAGGTCTCGCAGATGCACCAACTAAAGTATTGTCAATGGCAATGACATTAGCTTTAGCTCCTGCAGACCTCTTTAAAAAAGGGTTTGCTGAAATTGAAAGAGAATCAGCTTCTTTTACCGCTGAGCATCCTCCaatcaaaatttttatcgaatacaTACGATCCACGTGGTTGCCAAAAGCAGAAAAAGTTTCAGTATATGATTGTCCCATGAGAACAAACAATACCACCGAGTCTTACAATAATGTTGTTTCATTGAAGTTAGGAAGAGGGAAAAAAAACATATGGATATTTTTGG AAACTATAAAGCAACTAATAATggatgaagaaattaaattaaaaagactCAATGAAGGACAATGTGTACGTCGTAAAAGCAACAAGAAAAGTGTAATAAGAGATAATAAGATTGGATTACTACAGAAACATCTTGCTAGTGGAAG ATTAACTTTGAAAGAGTTTTTATTATCGTTTCATAAAGGTCATAAGATATTAATGTATGGAGATCATGAAG CGGTACATGTTTGCACTACTCCAGAACCGATTTGtgttataaaaaatgaaattactgatcaaaatcgaa GTGCATATAAAAAATGTACGAAGAAAAGAGTCAACCAAGAATTGGAGGACAAAG ATAATCTGAACGTACGTGGACATGCAGAATTGCTGGGCAAAAAGGCTAAATTCACAAACTTAAAAATGCCACTTGTAATATTGGAAAAACTCAATATTTGA
- the LOC143220293 gene encoding uncharacterized protein LOC143220293 isoform X5: MEKIAGKVKGSFVFVHNDYVYNKDHRSENIYRCNTRRTTRCCGAVMVLSDGTITLLKSHNHSKLFHTIQREKMKSDMLQLCRETLIPLKKIFDDICRQYPIAASTLSYNSIKAVLFRERQKSYPQVAPNLIAINDCIETHSIMDNITKIVITDEEGKAAILFTTGTLLNVLDTSHCIYADGIFSGVGTIFILCETLTKAMYIAIWSKIKELAPTLHENLKFTMTDYESAAMIALEQQFPLSSVKGCWFHYNQALLRKWRHLGLADAPTKVLSMAMTLALAPADLFKKGFAEIERESASFTAEHPPIKIFIEYIRSTWLPKAEKVSVYDCPMRTNNTTESYNNVVSLKLGRGKKNIWIFLETIKQLIMDEEIKLKRLNEGQCVRRKSNKKSVIRDNKIGLLQKHLASGRS, from the exons atggaaaaaatcgcaggtaaagtgaaaggttcttttgtctttgtacacaacgattacgtgtacaataaagatcatcgcagtgaaaatatttatcgttgcAACACACGACGCACCACACGATGTTGTGGGGCTGTGATGGTTCTCAGCGATGGGACTATTACGCTATTAAAATCCCACAATCATTCTAAATTGTTTCATACAATCCAGCGGGAGAAAATGAAAAGTGATATGCTTCAACTATGTCGGGAGACATTgatcccattaaaaaaaatcttcGATGACATCTGTAGACA GTATCCTATTGCTGCAAGCACATTATCATATAACAGTATAAAAGCTGTACTTTTCCGAGAAAGACAAAAAAGCTATCCACAAGTTGCGCCTAATTTAATCGCCATAAATGACTGCATTGAGACTCATTCTATCATGGATAACATTACTAAAATAGTAATAACGGATGAAGAGGGTAAAGCAGCCATTTTGTTCACTACAGGCACACTTTTGAACGTTCTTGATACCTCCCACTGTATCTATGCTGATGGTATTTTCTCC GGAGTGggtacaatatttatattgtgcgAAACATTAACAAAAGCTATGTATATAGCAATATGGAGCAAGATAAAAGAATTAGCTCCAACGCTTCATGAGAATTTGAAGTTTACAATGACTGATTATGAAAGTGCAGCAATGATTGCATTGGAGCAGCAGTTTCCATTGAGCAGTGTAAAAGGCTGCTGGTTCCACTATAATCag GCTTTATTACGAAAATGGCGCCATTTAGGTCTCGCAGATGCACCAACTAAAGTATTGTCAATGGCAATGACATTAGCTTTAGCTCCTGCAGACCTCTTTAAAAAAGGGTTTGCTGAAATTGAAAGAGAATCAGCTTCTTTTACCGCTGAGCATCCTCCaatcaaaatttttatcgaatacaTACGATCCACGTGGTTGCCAAAAGCAGAAAAAGTTTCAGTATATGATTGTCCCATGAGAACAAACAATACCACCGAGTCTTACAATAATGTTGTTTCATTGAAGTTAGGAAGAGGGAAAAAAAACATATGGATATTTTTGG AAACTATAAAGCAACTAATAATggatgaagaaattaaattaaaaagactCAATGAAGGACAATGTGTACGTCGTAAAAGCAACAAGAAAAGTGTAATAAGAGATAATAAGATTGGATTACTACAGAAACATCTTGCTAGTGGAAG GTCATAA
- the LOC143220293 gene encoding uncharacterized protein LOC143220293 isoform X4 yields the protein MEKIAGKVKGSFVFVHNDYVYNKDHRSENIYRCNTRRTTRCCGAVMVLSDGTITLLKSHNHSKLFHTIQREKMKSDMLQLCRETLIPLKKIFDDICRQYPIAASTLSYNSIKAVLFRERQKSYPQVAPNLIAINDCIETHSIMDNITKIVITDEEGKAAILFTTGTLLNVLDTSHCIYADGIFSGVGTIFILCETLTKAMYIAIWSKIKELAPTLHENLKFTMTDYESAAMIALEQQFPLSSVKGCWFHYNQALLRKWRHLGLADAPTKVLSMAMTLALAPADLFKKGFAEIERESASFTAEHPPIKIFIEYIRSTWLPKAEKVSVYDCPMRTNNTTESYNNVVSLKLGRGKKNIWIFLETIKQLIMDEEIKLKRLNEGQCVRRKSNKKSVIRDNKIGLLQKHLASGRCI from the exons atggaaaaaatcgcaggtaaagtgaaaggttcttttgtctttgtacacaacgattacgtgtacaataaagatcatcgcagtgaaaatatttatcgttgcAACACACGACGCACCACACGATGTTGTGGGGCTGTGATGGTTCTCAGCGATGGGACTATTACGCTATTAAAATCCCACAATCATTCTAAATTGTTTCATACAATCCAGCGGGAGAAAATGAAAAGTGATATGCTTCAACTATGTCGGGAGACATTgatcccattaaaaaaaatcttcGATGACATCTGTAGACA GTATCCTATTGCTGCAAGCACATTATCATATAACAGTATAAAAGCTGTACTTTTCCGAGAAAGACAAAAAAGCTATCCACAAGTTGCGCCTAATTTAATCGCCATAAATGACTGCATTGAGACTCATTCTATCATGGATAACATTACTAAAATAGTAATAACGGATGAAGAGGGTAAAGCAGCCATTTTGTTCACTACAGGCACACTTTTGAACGTTCTTGATACCTCCCACTGTATCTATGCTGATGGTATTTTCTCC GGAGTGggtacaatatttatattgtgcgAAACATTAACAAAAGCTATGTATATAGCAATATGGAGCAAGATAAAAGAATTAGCTCCAACGCTTCATGAGAATTTGAAGTTTACAATGACTGATTATGAAAGTGCAGCAATGATTGCATTGGAGCAGCAGTTTCCATTGAGCAGTGTAAAAGGCTGCTGGTTCCACTATAATCag GCTTTATTACGAAAATGGCGCCATTTAGGTCTCGCAGATGCACCAACTAAAGTATTGTCAATGGCAATGACATTAGCTTTAGCTCCTGCAGACCTCTTTAAAAAAGGGTTTGCTGAAATTGAAAGAGAATCAGCTTCTTTTACCGCTGAGCATCCTCCaatcaaaatttttatcgaatacaTACGATCCACGTGGTTGCCAAAAGCAGAAAAAGTTTCAGTATATGATTGTCCCATGAGAACAAACAATACCACCGAGTCTTACAATAATGTTGTTTCATTGAAGTTAGGAAGAGGGAAAAAAAACATATGGATATTTTTGG AAACTATAAAGCAACTAATAATggatgaagaaattaaattaaaaagactCAATGAAGGACAATGTGTACGTCGTAAAAGCAACAAGAAAAGTGTAATAAGAGATAATAAGATTGGATTACTACAGAAACATCTTGCTAGTGGAAG GTGCATATAA
- the LOC143220294 gene encoding uncharacterized protein LOC143220294, producing the protein MDQELDLNLLQNGVASRKPRTRENISRRKKIAKAQAEFDTGRLSLEEFLNIFHHKDTIFKINQISALADEDINDEIADANSFAKTTYNPTETDKLEWMHAKTLPGTTSASSNSSTIQDGTVSAGDYIVEILNDSFWECEKGDTNDQEDSNNHKSGFCIICFINKATEVCVPCGHLACCITCISQCDCKRCPVCNVSFTMYVTLREPEI; encoded by the exons ATGGATCAAGAATTAGATTTGAATCTTCTACAAAATGGTGTAGCGTCTCGAAAACCACGTACTCGTGAAAATATTAGTCGAAGGAAAAAAATTGCTAAAGCTCAAGCTGAATTTGATACTGGAAG ATTATCTCTAGAggagtttttaaatatatttcatcataaagacacaatttttaaaatcaatcAAATCAGTGCATTGGCAG ATGAAGATATTAATGACGAAATTGCTGATGCTAACTCTTTTGCCAAAACAACTTATAATCCTACAGAAACcg aTAAACTAGAATGGATGCATGCAAAAACGTTACCAGGTACGACTTCAGCATCATCGAATTCCTCGACAATACAGGACGGGACAGTGTCAGCAG gcGATTATATTGTTGAAATACTTAATGATAGTTTTTGGGAATGTGAAAAAGGAGATACTAATGATCAAGAAGATAGTAATAACCACAAATCAGGATTTTGCATAATCTGTTTTATTAACAAAGCAACAGAAGTTTGTGTGCCTTGCGGTCATCTTGCTTGTTGTATAACTTGTATCAGCCAATGTGATTGCAAACGATGCCCTGTATGCAATGTCAGCTTTACGATGTACGTGACACTTCGTGAACCAGAAATATAA